One Gloeobacter morelensis MG652769 DNA window includes the following coding sequences:
- a CDS encoding NIL domain-containing protein: protein MRKRVILTFPPAIVHMPVTYRLAKDFNIASNILRAQVAPDEVGKLVLELSGDIDQIEAAITWMRDQGIDVSLLGHEIVIDENLCVHCGLCTGVCPTGALALHAETFLLQFRRSRCIVCEQCVPVCPVAAISTNL from the coding sequence ATGCGCAAGCGCGTCATTCTCACTTTTCCGCCCGCCATCGTGCATATGCCGGTCACCTACCGGCTGGCCAAGGATTTCAACATCGCAAGCAACATCCTGCGCGCCCAAGTAGCCCCCGACGAGGTGGGCAAACTGGTGCTCGAACTGTCGGGGGACATCGATCAGATCGAAGCGGCGATCACCTGGATGCGCGATCAGGGCATCGACGTCTCGCTGCTGGGTCACGAAATCGTGATTGACGAGAACCTGTGCGTCCACTGCGGCCTGTGCACGGGGGTCTGTCCGACCGGCGCCCTGGCGCTGCACGCGGAGACGTTTTTGCTGCAGTTTCGCCGCTCCCGCTGCATTGTGTGCGAGCAGTGCGTTCCGGTCTGCCCGGTGGCGGCGATTTCGACCAATTTGTAG
- the nagA gene encoding N-acetylglucosamine-6-phosphate deacetylase, producing the protein MRQIRNARWAGDGNLYSLLVAKGQLQAVDPAGGGWEEATDSIDLAGAWVSPGLVDLQLNGALGVEFSELEGDEGLAHLERISTYLWSIGLSAWLPTLISVPLEKLHTALAVLGRFRPPVGGARILGVHLEGPFLNPEYEGAHMRQYLLPLTVEDAKCVLGDYASLVKLVTLAPELDPDGQTIPWLVSQGIHVSLGHTAATFDQAQRAFEAGARLVTHIFNAQRPFHHREPGVVGAALLDERVQCLCIPDGIHLHPAATQLLLRAKGEAGLIPVSDAVAPLGIADGRYDWHGLAITVRAGQVTLEDGRLAGSAFSLTDVLARLVGQCGVDPGVALRLGAFQPRRVLAESVDWPPEADLLVWHPDCERPERLEVR; encoded by the coding sequence ATGCGGCAGATACGCAACGCCCGCTGGGCGGGAGACGGGAATCTCTACAGTCTACTGGTAGCTAAGGGACAACTGCAGGCGGTGGACCCAGCGGGCGGCGGCTGGGAAGAGGCCACCGACTCGATCGATCTGGCGGGAGCCTGGGTGAGCCCGGGGCTGGTGGATCTGCAGCTCAACGGCGCTCTGGGGGTCGAATTTTCGGAACTGGAAGGCGACGAGGGCTTGGCGCACCTGGAGCGCATCTCGACCTATCTCTGGTCGATTGGCCTCTCGGCCTGGTTGCCCACCTTGATCAGCGTCCCGCTCGAAAAGCTGCACACAGCGCTTGCTGTGCTGGGCCGCTTTCGCCCGCCTGTAGGCGGCGCGCGCATCCTGGGGGTGCACCTCGAAGGACCGTTTCTCAACCCCGAGTACGAAGGCGCCCACATGCGCCAGTACCTGCTGCCGCTCACCGTCGAGGATGCCAAGTGCGTCCTGGGCGATTACGCCTCTCTGGTAAAGCTCGTCACCCTCGCCCCCGAACTCGACCCGGACGGCCAGACGATCCCCTGGCTGGTCTCCCAGGGCATCCACGTGAGCCTCGGCCACACCGCCGCCACCTTCGATCAGGCGCAGCGGGCCTTCGAGGCGGGGGCGCGGCTGGTGACCCATATTTTTAATGCCCAGCGCCCCTTTCACCACCGCGAGCCCGGCGTGGTCGGGGCGGCATTGCTCGATGAGCGGGTGCAATGCCTGTGCATTCCCGACGGCATCCACCTGCACCCGGCCGCCACCCAACTGCTGCTGCGCGCCAAGGGCGAAGCGGGGCTCATCCCGGTGAGCGATGCGGTCGCACCCTTGGGGATCGCCGACGGCCGTTACGATTGGCACGGTCTCGCCATTACCGTGCGCGCCGGGCAGGTGACCCTCGAAGACGGCCGGCTCGCCGGTAGCGCCTTCAGCCTCACCGATGTACTGGCGCGGCTGGTGGGCCAGTGCGGGGTCGATCCGGGCGTGGCCCTACGCCTGGGGGCTTTTCAGCCGCGGCGGGTATTGGCCGAATCGGTCGATTGGCCGCCGGAGGCGGATCTGCTGGTCTGGCACCCGGATTGCGAGCGGCCCGAACGGCTGGAGGTACGATGA
- a CDS encoding helicase-related protein has protein sequence MARLEELSRGATVKGVLADRLVTVVDIKWYGQAAIELTYKDASGRLGHRLLYRNCEADLEIAAIGSPWSFTGNGALLRLALEAHRIRLAHLFDPMLAVHTALVEPLPHQITAVYEAMLTRQPLRFLLADDPGAGKTIMAGLLIKELLARGDLQRCLVVCPGSLVEQWQDELFRRFGLPFEILTNDNLEAARTGNWFLENPLAISRLDKLARNDEVQAKLEATDWDLVVCDEAHKLSASFFSGEIKKTRRYRLAELLSRLTRHFLLMTATPHNGKEEDFQLFLALLDGDRFEGRFRDGVHSVDTSDLMRRLVKEQLLKFDGTPLFPERIAYTVSYRLSDDEALLYREVTDYVREEFNRADALEGDGRRGTIGFALQVLQRRLASSPEAIFQSLRRRRERLEQRLREETLRKRGAEVRLQLEELQLSIEDLEDLEDAPDAEVEATEERIVDQATASGTLAELEAEIAILRRLEALALRVRTGGTDRKWEELSRLLQDNPEMFDAAGHRRKLVLFTEHRDTLNYLALRIRNLLGREETVVCIHGGMGREERKKSEQAFLNDPQVQILVATDAAGEGINLQRAHLMVNYDLPWNPNRLEQRFGRIHRIGQTEVCHLWNLVAAETREGDVYLALLKKLEIEREALGGGVFDVLGKAIAGTELRSLLVEAVRYGDREEVRARLTQVVDRALDRDHLRRLLEERALAHDTMDASRVHRIREEMERAAARRLQPHFIAAFFREAFKLLGGSLREREPGRYEISHVPATVRSRDRLIGRREALLARYERITFDKALISLPGVPLAAYVSPGHPLLDAVIDLMLERHRDLLKQGAVLVDPNDWSDRVRALVYLEHTVQDGRTDRTGNHRAVSRQVQFVEIDPQGQVTGAGSAPYLDYRPLREEEWPLVADLLDTLPLATDLEDRALSYAVAQLVPVHFEEVSGRKEAQVRKTKAAVWERLTKEISHWDHRAQELKLQEQAGRQNAKINSAKAATRRDELTGRLHRRMEELEQERQLAPLPPVVIGGALVLPAGLLARLAGEQAHPDAQDRQRVEQLAMAAVMAAEQRLGYEPRDVSADKSGYDIESRVPGTGRLRFIEVKGRICGAETVTVTKNEILRALNKPDDWILAIVEVPPAGEELPGHAERTNGNGTVEVVYVRRPFGREPDFGATSVNYNLAELRERGSKPC, from the coding sequence ATGGCAAGGCTGGAAGAATTGAGCCGCGGCGCAACGGTCAAAGGAGTGCTTGCCGACCGGCTAGTCACAGTCGTAGACATCAAGTGGTACGGCCAGGCCGCCATCGAGCTGACTTACAAAGATGCGTCTGGTCGGCTGGGTCATCGGCTTTTGTACCGCAATTGCGAAGCGGATTTGGAGATAGCCGCGATCGGTTCCCCCTGGAGCTTTACCGGGAACGGCGCGCTGCTACGCTTAGCGCTGGAAGCCCATCGCATTCGCCTCGCCCATCTTTTCGATCCGATGCTGGCGGTGCACACCGCTCTGGTCGAGCCATTGCCGCACCAGATCACCGCCGTCTACGAAGCGATGCTGACCCGCCAGCCGCTGCGCTTTTTGCTGGCGGACGATCCTGGAGCCGGTAAGACGATCATGGCGGGGCTGCTTATCAAAGAACTGCTGGCGCGGGGCGACTTGCAGCGCTGTTTGGTGGTTTGCCCGGGCAGTCTGGTTGAGCAGTGGCAAGATGAGCTATTTCGCCGCTTCGGGTTGCCCTTTGAGATCCTCACCAACGACAACCTGGAGGCGGCGCGCACGGGCAACTGGTTTCTGGAGAATCCTCTGGCCATCAGTCGGCTGGACAAACTTGCCCGCAACGACGAGGTACAGGCGAAGCTGGAGGCCACCGACTGGGATCTGGTCGTCTGCGACGAGGCGCACAAGCTTTCGGCTTCTTTTTTCTCCGGTGAGATCAAAAAGACCCGGCGCTACCGTCTGGCCGAATTGCTCTCGCGGCTGACGCGCCACTTTTTGCTGATGACCGCGACACCCCACAACGGTAAGGAAGAAGACTTCCAGCTGTTTTTAGCTCTGCTGGACGGGGATCGCTTCGAGGGCCGCTTTCGCGACGGGGTGCACTCGGTGGATACCAGCGACCTGATGCGGCGTCTGGTCAAAGAGCAGTTGCTCAAGTTCGACGGCACCCCGCTTTTTCCGGAACGCATCGCTTATACGGTCAGCTACCGGCTCTCCGACGATGAGGCGCTGCTGTACCGGGAGGTGACCGACTACGTGCGCGAGGAGTTCAACCGGGCCGACGCCCTGGAGGGCGACGGGCGCAGGGGTACGATCGGTTTTGCCCTGCAGGTGCTGCAGCGGCGACTGGCCTCCTCGCCAGAAGCCATCTTTCAGTCGCTCAGACGCCGCCGCGAGCGGCTTGAGCAGCGGCTGCGCGAGGAGACCCTGCGCAAGCGCGGTGCCGAGGTGCGCCTGCAGTTGGAAGAACTACAACTGAGCATCGAAGATCTCGAAGACCTTGAAGACGCCCCGGACGCCGAAGTCGAAGCGACCGAGGAGCGCATCGTCGATCAGGCTACTGCCAGCGGCACGCTCGCGGAACTGGAAGCAGAGATTGCCATCTTGCGCCGTCTGGAAGCGCTCGCGCTGCGGGTGCGCACAGGCGGCACCGATCGCAAGTGGGAGGAGCTTTCAAGGCTTCTGCAGGACAACCCCGAGATGTTCGACGCGGCAGGCCACCGGCGCAAGCTGGTGCTGTTTACCGAGCACCGCGACACGCTCAACTATCTCGCTTTGCGCATCCGCAACCTGCTGGGCAGGGAGGAGACGGTCGTCTGTATCCACGGCGGCATGGGCCGCGAGGAGCGCAAAAAATCCGAGCAGGCTTTTCTGAACGATCCACAGGTGCAGATCCTGGTGGCTACCGACGCCGCCGGCGAAGGCATCAACCTGCAGCGGGCACACCTGATGGTCAACTACGACCTGCCCTGGAACCCGAACCGTCTGGAGCAGCGCTTCGGGCGCATCCACCGCATCGGTCAGACCGAAGTCTGCCATCTGTGGAATCTGGTGGCTGCCGAGACGCGCGAGGGCGATGTGTACCTGGCGCTGCTTAAAAAACTCGAAATCGAACGCGAGGCATTGGGGGGCGGCGTCTTCGACGTGCTCGGCAAAGCGATCGCCGGGACGGAGTTGCGCTCGCTGCTGGTGGAAGCCGTCCGCTACGGCGACCGCGAGGAGGTGCGCGCCCGGCTCACGCAGGTGGTGGACCGCGCCCTCGACCGCGATCATCTGCGCCGCCTACTGGAGGAACGGGCGCTTGCCCACGACACGATGGACGCGAGCCGCGTCCACCGGATCCGCGAGGAGATGGAGCGCGCCGCCGCCCGCCGCCTCCAACCGCACTTTATCGCCGCCTTTTTCCGCGAAGCGTTTAAGTTGTTGGGCGGTAGCCTCCGGGAGCGCGAGCCGGGCCGCTACGAAATTAGCCACGTCCCGGCTACCGTGCGCTCGCGCGACCGGCTCATCGGACGGCGCGAAGCGCTGCTCGCGCGCTACGAGCGCATCACCTTCGACAAAGCCCTTATCAGCCTGCCTGGGGTGCCTCTGGCGGCCTACGTCTCGCCGGGCCATCCGCTGCTCGACGCAGTCATCGATCTGATGCTGGAGCGCCACCGCGATTTGCTCAAGCAAGGGGCGGTGCTGGTGGACCCCAATGACTGGTCCGATCGGGTGCGCGCCCTGGTCTATCTGGAGCACACCGTCCAGGACGGCCGCACCGACCGCACAGGCAACCACCGGGCCGTCTCGCGCCAGGTCCAGTTTGTCGAGATCGACCCCCAGGGCCAGGTCACAGGTGCCGGTTCGGCTCCATACCTGGACTACCGGCCGCTGCGCGAGGAAGAATGGCCGCTGGTGGCCGATTTGCTGGACACGTTGCCCCTCGCCACCGACCTGGAGGACCGGGCGCTCAGCTATGCGGTGGCCCAGTTGGTGCCCGTCCATTTCGAGGAGGTGAGCGGGCGCAAGGAAGCCCAGGTGCGCAAGACGAAGGCGGCTGTCTGGGAGCGGCTCACCAAAGAGATTTCCCACTGGGATCACCGGGCGCAGGAGTTAAAACTCCAGGAGCAAGCCGGACGGCAGAACGCGAAGATCAACTCGGCGAAGGCCGCTACTCGCCGCGACGAATTGACGGGCCGTCTGCACCGGCGCATGGAAGAGTTGGAGCAGGAGCGGCAACTGGCACCGCTGCCGCCGGTGGTGATCGGCGGGGCACTTGTGCTTCCGGCGGGTCTATTGGCAAGGCTCGCAGGCGAGCAGGCGCATCCGGATGCCCAGGACCGGCAGCGGGTCGAGCAACTGGCCATGGCGGCGGTGATGGCGGCGGAGCAACGATTGGGCTACGAGCCGCGCGATGTGAGCGCCGACAAATCCGGCTACGACATCGAATCGCGCGTACCCGGCACAGGGCGGCTGCGGTTTATCGAAGTTAAGGGCCGAATCTGCGGTGCTGAAACGGTCACCGTCACCAAAAACGAGATCTTAAGAGCGCTCAACAAGCCCGACGACTGGATCTTGGCCATCGTGGAAGTACCCCCCGCAGGTGAGGAGCTGCCAGGGCACGCGGAGCGGACGAACGGCAATGGAACGGTTGAAGTCGTCTATGTGCGCCGCCCCTTTGGCCGCGAACCGGACTTCGGTGCCACCAGCGTGAATTACAATCTTGCAGAACTGCGAGAGCGGGGAAGCAAGCCATGTTGA
- the glgA gene encoding glycogen synthase GlgA: protein MKVLFAAAECAPLAKVGGMADVVGSLPLALAEAGIEVRIILPYYGFLGDLPKSEQPVWTGGAMFQQVEIYEARLPGSDIPLYLVGHPAFANERIYGFEDEAWRFTLFSRTVAEFLWRGGWDPQVLHCHDWHTGLLPLWMRAMPVMTVFTIHNLAYQGPPLPYFRAFVDVPYDTGAWNPMVAGIIHSDAITAVSPTYAREICTPEYGERLDGLLRGQGNRLSGILNGINTMALDPATDKHLTVNYDTTSLERRVENKLALQREFGFEVAPDRFLVGIVSRLVDQKGFDLLAPLWDTWMHTSGAQLVVLGSGDPFYEFLFRSAAERYPERIKAVLSYNVPIAQRIYGGADLFLMPSRFEPCGIGQMIALRYGAVPLVRKTGGLADTVFFHNPIDEEGNGFLFDRYDPTNLLAMLYRAEEAFRYKDYWRRLQLRGMEADLSWRASAHQYADLYKSLIARLG from the coding sequence GTGAAGGTACTGTTTGCGGCGGCGGAGTGTGCCCCCTTAGCCAAGGTGGGCGGCATGGCGGACGTGGTGGGCTCGTTGCCCCTGGCCCTGGCCGAAGCGGGGATCGAGGTGCGGATCATCCTGCCCTACTACGGCTTTTTGGGGGATCTGCCCAAGTCCGAGCAGCCGGTCTGGACCGGCGGCGCCATGTTCCAGCAGGTCGAAATTTACGAAGCGCGCCTGCCCGGCAGCGACATCCCCCTCTATCTGGTCGGTCACCCGGCCTTTGCCAACGAGCGCATCTACGGCTTTGAGGACGAAGCCTGGCGCTTCACGCTCTTCTCGCGCACGGTGGCCGAATTTCTCTGGCGCGGCGGCTGGGATCCGCAGGTGCTCCATTGCCACGACTGGCACACGGGCCTGTTGCCCCTCTGGATGCGGGCGATGCCGGTGATGACGGTCTTTACCATCCACAACCTCGCCTACCAGGGACCGCCCCTGCCGTACTTTCGCGCCTTCGTGGACGTCCCCTACGACACGGGCGCCTGGAACCCGATGGTGGCGGGCATCATCCACAGCGACGCGATCACGGCGGTCTCGCCCACCTACGCGCGCGAAATTTGCACCCCCGAGTACGGCGAGCGCCTGGACGGCCTGCTCAGGGGCCAGGGAAACCGCCTGAGCGGTATCCTCAACGGCATCAACACCATGGCCCTCGACCCGGCCACCGACAAGCACCTGACGGTCAACTACGACACGACCAGTCTTGAGCGGCGCGTCGAGAACAAACTGGCCCTCCAGCGCGAATTCGGCTTTGAGGTCGCTCCTGATCGCTTCCTGGTGGGTATCGTCTCGCGGCTGGTGGACCAGAAGGGCTTCGATTTGCTCGCGCCGCTCTGGGACACCTGGATGCACACCAGCGGCGCCCAACTGGTCGTGCTGGGAAGCGGCGACCCGTTTTACGAATTTCTGTTTCGCTCGGCGGCGGAGCGCTACCCGGAGCGCATCAAGGCGGTGCTGAGCTACAACGTGCCCATCGCCCAGCGCATCTACGGCGGCGCGGATCTGTTTTTGATGCCCTCGCGCTTCGAGCCCTGCGGCATCGGCCAGATGATTGCGCTGCGCTACGGGGCGGTGCCTTTGGTGCGCAAGACCGGCGGCCTCGCCGACACGGTTTTCTTCCACAACCCGATCGACGAAGAGGGCAACGGCTTTTTGTTCGACCGCTACGACCCGACCAACCTGCTAGCCATGCTCTACCGCGCCGAGGAAGCCTTTCGCTATAAAGACTACTGGCGACGACTGCAATTGCGCGGCATGGAAGCAGACCTCAGCTGGCGCGCCTCCGCCCACCAGTACGCCGATCTCTACAAGTCGCTGATTGCCCGCCTGGGCTAG
- a CDS encoding potassium channel family protein, whose amino-acid sequence MSPPSAERLREFRWRVFNIVMAIVGLYVVGVIGYMVIEGWDFFDALYMTVITLAGVGYGETRPLNTDGRIFTIVLIVLGVATLGILIGRIVQALGEGYLQEGLKYTRQKRMLSQLKDHFIICGYGRMGSRICEELTISHAQFVVVEADPRAATIARSKGYRIIEGDASADQTLVEAGIERACSVICALTSDADNLFIVLSARNLNPNIRTITRASSEEAAVKLRRGGADEVVSPYTAGARRMAAIALRPGVVDFIETAFSGTGGGSLIVEEVKLDERSCPFVGMSLQQINLRNRSGGLVVAIRRADGTLVGSPTGETTLAQGDVLFCLGTDAQLRTLSEALLPVKTG is encoded by the coding sequence ATGAGTCCCCCTTCTGCCGAGCGCCTGCGCGAGTTTCGCTGGCGCGTCTTCAACATCGTGATGGCGATCGTCGGACTGTACGTCGTCGGCGTCATCGGCTATATGGTCATCGAGGGCTGGGATTTTTTCGATGCGCTCTATATGACCGTGATCACCCTGGCGGGGGTGGGCTACGGCGAGACGCGGCCCCTCAACACCGATGGACGCATCTTTACGATCGTGCTCATCGTGCTCGGTGTGGCGACTCTCGGTATTCTGATCGGCCGGATTGTCCAGGCCCTGGGAGAAGGCTATCTTCAAGAAGGACTCAAATATACCCGACAGAAGCGTATGCTCAGCCAGCTGAAGGACCATTTCATCATCTGCGGCTACGGCCGGATGGGCAGCCGCATCTGCGAAGAACTGACGATAAGCCATGCCCAGTTCGTCGTCGTCGAGGCGGACCCGCGGGCGGCAACCATCGCCCGCTCCAAGGGTTATCGGATCATCGAGGGTGACGCGAGCGCCGATCAGACCCTGGTCGAAGCCGGTATCGAGCGGGCCTGCAGCGTCATCTGCGCCCTCACCTCCGACGCCGATAATCTATTTATCGTGCTCTCGGCGCGCAATCTCAACCCGAATATCCGTACGATCACCCGGGCCAGCAGCGAGGAAGCGGCCGTCAAATTGCGCCGAGGCGGGGCGGACGAGGTGGTCTCCCCCTACACCGCCGGGGCGCGGCGCATGGCGGCGATTGCGCTGAGGCCCGGGGTAGTCGATTTTATCGAGACGGCCTTCAGCGGCACTGGCGGCGGTTCGCTCATCGTCGAGGAGGTCAAACTCGACGAGCGCAGTTGTCCTTTTGTCGGCATGTCGCTGCAGCAGATCAACCTGCGCAACCGCAGCGGCGGCCTGGTAGTGGCCATCCGCCGCGCCGACGGCACGCTGGTGGGCAGTCCCACCGGCGAGACCACCCTCGCCCAGGGGGACGTTCTTTTTTGCCTGGGCACCGACGCGCAGCTGCGCACCCTCTCCGAGGCGCTGTTGCCGGTGAAGACCGGGTAG